From the Flavobacteriales bacterium genome, one window contains:
- a CDS encoding NAD-dependent epimerase/dehydratase family protein — translation MERILVIGASGQIGAEMASGLRQKFGLENVICSDIRPAGSWSEEGPFELLDVMDRTALNSVVEKYNVTQVYLLAALLSAVAEEKPELAWKLNMEGLFNVLELARENKIQKIFWPSSIAVFGPTTPREQTAQRTITEPNTVYGIGKLAGERWCEYYHQKYGADVRGLRYPGIVGSKTMPGGGTTDYAVHIFHQAVKTRAYTCFLNEDTRLPMMYMPDAVRATLELMDAPADRISIRSSYNITSMSFTPGEIAREIKKHIPDFEVIYEPDRRQKIADSWP, via the coding sequence ATGGAAAGAATCCTTGTTATTGGTGCCTCCGGTCAGATCGGTGCTGAAATGGCTTCGGGGTTAAGGCAAAAATTTGGTCTTGAAAATGTTATTTGTTCGGACATAAGGCCCGCAGGTTCATGGTCGGAGGAAGGTCCGTTTGAATTGCTGGATGTCATGGACAGGACCGCATTAAATTCGGTTGTAGAGAAATATAATGTAACGCAGGTTTATCTGCTCGCGGCGTTGCTTTCTGCAGTTGCGGAAGAGAAACCGGAACTGGCCTGGAAGTTAAATATGGAGGGACTTTTCAATGTGCTGGAGTTAGCCAGGGAGAATAAGATCCAAAAAATATTCTGGCCGAGTTCCATTGCCGTTTTCGGACCGACAACACCCCGAGAACAAACAGCACAACGCACGATAACCGAACCGAATACGGTATATGGAATAGGAAAGTTGGCCGGTGAACGATGGTGTGAATATTACCATCAGAAATACGGGGCTGATGTTCGCGGTCTGAGGTACCCGGGCATTGTAGGAAGTAAAACGATGCCGGGCGGCGGAACCACCGATTATGCCGTTCACATCTTTCATCAGGCAGTAAAAACACGGGCCTATACCTGTTTTCTTAACGAAGATACCCGGCTACCAATGATGTACATGCCGGATGCAGTCAGGGCCACATTGGAATTAATGGATGCACCTGCGGATAGGATATCGATCCGATCATCATACAACATTACCAGTATGAGTTTTACCCCTGGTGAAATCGCCCGGGAAATAAAAAAACATATCCCAGATTTTGAAGTCATTTATGAACCTGATCGTCGCCAGAAAATCGCCGATAGCTGGCCTG
- a CDS encoding acyl-CoA thioesterase, with the protein MKTKTPKESLTILTEIVLPNETNTLDNLMGGQLLHWMDIAGAIAAHRHCRRVVVTASVNNVSFGQPIKKGDILTIEAKVSRAFKSSMEVFLEVWVEGTGENKIKANEAIYTFVAVDQRGSPIEVPELTPETELEKARFDGALRRKQLSLILAGKMKPDDATELKALFFPKEA; encoded by the coding sequence ATGAAAACAAAAACGCCCAAAGAATCGCTCACGATTCTTACAGAGATCGTGTTACCGAATGAAACCAACACGTTGGATAACCTGATGGGAGGTCAGTTGCTGCACTGGATGGATATCGCCGGTGCGATCGCTGCCCACCGCCATTGCCGGAGGGTTGTGGTTACCGCATCGGTGAATAATGTTTCCTTCGGCCAGCCCATTAAGAAGGGTGACATATTGACCATTGAAGCAAAAGTCTCCCGGGCATTCAAGTCATCAATGGAAGTCTTTCTTGAAGTATGGGTGGAAGGAACCGGTGAAAATAAAATCAAAGCAAATGAAGCCATTTATACATTCGTGGCCGTAGATCAGCGTGGAAGCCCCATTGAAGTACCGGAACTGACACCGGAAACGGAATTGGAAAAGGCCCGCTTTGATGGTGCACTGCGTAGAAAGCAACTCAGTCTGATTCTGGCAGGAAAAATGAAGCCGGATGATGCGACGGAACTCAAAGCGTTATTCTTTCCAAAGGAAGCCTAG
- a CDS encoding glycosyltransferase family 9 protein produces the protein MKILVIRLSSIGDVLLTSPLLRAIKQQRPDIEIDFLTKRRFLDVIRENPNISRCHYFDQSLSEIVPLLTEGNYDLVIDLHKNFRSARVKRAVKSKSHSFPKLNIRKWLLVQGKINVMPDIHVVDRYFKAARSLGVKPDNHGLDFYLDPTTTTPEEILPPLYSDGYLGVVIGAQHETKCMPPEGLAAIIRKINKPTVLLGGSMESEKAEIIMNLLPQAEIYNACGNRSLMESARLVRHARCLVTHDTGLMHVGAAFQVPMAVLWGNTVPAFGMGPYYGKHSNTPWFSAEVKELRCRPCSKIGFDSCPKKHFKCMVNQDTEAIATFCLDIMN, from the coding sequence GAGCTCCATTGGCGATGTACTGTTAACCAGTCCGCTACTCCGTGCGATCAAGCAACAACGACCGGATATTGAAATAGACTTTCTGACCAAACGCCGGTTTCTGGACGTGATCAGGGAGAACCCTAATATTTCCAGATGCCATTATTTTGACCAGTCGCTTTCCGAGATTGTACCTCTGCTAACCGAAGGAAATTATGATCTGGTGATTGATCTCCATAAGAATTTTCGCTCGGCCAGGGTAAAGCGGGCAGTCAAATCCAAATCGCATTCATTTCCAAAACTGAATATTCGCAAATGGTTATTGGTTCAAGGGAAGATTAATGTGATGCCAGATATCCACGTTGTAGACCGTTATTTTAAAGCTGCGAGAAGCCTTGGCGTCAAACCCGACAATCATGGATTGGATTTTTATCTGGATCCGACAACAACAACACCGGAGGAAATTTTACCGCCATTGTATTCCGATGGTTACCTCGGAGTAGTGATCGGGGCTCAGCATGAGACAAAATGCATGCCACCTGAAGGCCTGGCAGCGATTATCCGGAAGATCAACAAACCTACCGTTCTGCTAGGTGGCTCAATGGAAAGCGAAAAGGCCGAAATCATCATGAACCTGTTGCCACAAGCAGAAATATACAATGCATGCGGAAACCGAAGTCTGATGGAATCCGCCCGGCTTGTCAGGCATGCCCGTTGTCTGGTTACGCATGATACCGGACTGATGCACGTGGGTGCGGCATTTCAGGTTCCCATGGCGGTATTATGGGGAAATACGGTTCCGGCTTTCGGAATGGGACCATACTACGGTAAACATTCAAATACCCCATGGTTCTCAGCAGAAGTAAAAGAACTGAGATGTCGACCATGCAGTAAGATCGGCTTTGACAGCTGCCCGAAAAAGCATTTCAAATGCATGGTGAACCAGGACACCGAAGCCATTGCCACATTTTGCCTGGATATAATGAACTAG